The following are encoded in a window of Limibacter armeniacum genomic DNA:
- a CDS encoding DUF3592 domain-containing protein: protein MTSLFINLLLFAIMVFGVIMLANGISGILKGLASSKWATTEGIVTKVSQEKSLKATNAKIELAPGGKVKISYKYKTGHKFEHGNFVLDLGTAESVNRGDIIDIYYNPEDPKQSVMEKGIQGKSVQQLVIGGLVVVFVSYMIFF from the coding sequence ATGACCTCATTATTTATCAATTTACTCCTATTTGCCATTATGGTATTTGGAGTGATCATGCTTGCCAATGGCATCAGCGGTATTTTAAAGGGACTTGCTAGCAGCAAGTGGGCTACAACTGAAGGAATCGTCACCAAAGTAAGTCAGGAGAAATCACTTAAGGCAACCAACGCTAAAATTGAGCTTGCCCCCGGAGGAAAGGTAAAGATCTCTTACAAATACAAAACCGGTCATAAGTTCGAACATGGCAACTTTGTTTTAGACCTTGGAACAGCTGAATCCGTAAACCGTGGCGACATCATCGATATTTATTACAATCCGGAAGACCCCAAACAATCTGTAATGGAAAAAGGGATTCAGGGTAAGAGTGTACAACAGCTTGTTATTGGTGGGTTGGTTGTCGTATTCGTTTCTTACATGATATTTTTCTAA